One Heyndrickxia oleronia genomic window, GTCACTTAGAAGAAATCTCCAATATCATTCAGCCTTCAATCTTTGAAAACTATGAGAATACTACTATTTTACGTGCGATAGATTCTGTTAAACGAGATGCTACTTTTGGAACAGCCCATTTAATGATTGGTGTTAGCACTGCACCCGTTAATCCACCTGCATGAACATTCACCGTACAAGTCATTGTTGTTTTACCATTACCATCTTCTGCAGTAAATTGACCGCTTCCTGTAAAATTATCTGATAAACCTTTTAGTTCAAATTTAATATTTGAAGGTTCATTCCATTCAGTAATATCAACCTGAGCTTGTATTGTTTTTTTAATACCTTTCACATTACCTTCAAATGTCCAGATAGATTGCTTGTCATTGATGAGTTTATGTTCTTTATAGGCTGGCACTGACGTCGCCCATTTTTCAAGATCACTGACATAATCCCAAACTGCTTGTACATCTACTGGAATGTCTACTGTATGTGTTCCCGTTGCCATTATGATCCCCACTTTCACTATGTATAAATAGTAAATTTACATTTCACAAAATAATTATTACATAAAAATGCATAAACTTATATATCTAATTGTTATTTAGCTTTCCTTTTTCCATTATTGAACTTAAGAAAATACCGCTCGTCTATCCTTTAATCAAAAAAGGCATCCCTTATTAAAGGAATGCACCCGTTACACCAAGTACATTTCTTCTCTGCCTGACCCTTTCCTCTTTATACAGCTTTAATTGTTCTCTCTATCACTCACAACAACTACTGTATTTTAGATTCGGAATGGTCTTTAATTATTAACCTTGGAATAACTCTTATATAGATTAATTCTCCTATTAATTCAATAATTGTTTGTGTAACAATCACTGCAGCAGCTAATGTTGCCCAATTTTCGGGTAAAGCTAATGCTAATGGAAGGACTACAAGCGAATTTCTAGTCCCTGTACTAAATATTAAAGCTCTTCCTGCCCCTTTATCCAATCTAAATATATTGGCGATCAGTCTAGATATAAATGGTGTAATGATTAAAAATAAAATATATATTGGAATGACTCGTACAATTAATTCCCAATCACTATAAACCCTTCCAATTTGAGAGGAAACGACCACAATTAATACTAAAGCCATAAATGGAACAGGTAACCAAGTTGTAAACTCTAGTACTTTCACTCCAATTTCTCTCTTCTTCGCCCATACTTGAGAAATTACGGCAAATATTAAGGGAACAACTATTAAGAATAGAAAAGCTTCAAGAAATGGAGCTACTTCAAAAACTCCTGCCATCTCTTCACCAATAAATATCCATAGATATACAGGAAGTAATATCATTTGTACGACAAATAGGATAGGTGTAGATGCTAAGATTAATTTTTCATTCCCTTTCCCAAGTTGAGTAAAGACAATTACATAGTCAATACATGGAGTAAGTAAAACTAAATAAACCCCTAATAAAATTGGAGGTGATTGAGGGAACATTGCCGTTAAAATCCAAACAACTATTGGAACAGCTATAAAATTTCCTATTAATAATGCAGAAATAAATCTGAAATTTGCTATAGCCTCACGCAATTTTAAAAATGGAATTTGAGCAAACATTCCATACATAAGAATAGCGATGAGTGGCGAAATCATCCATTCTAAATTAGTTCCTATACCTTTGTTGATTCCCATAATCCCTCCAAAAATTAGCGATCCCCCATATATCCAAATTTGCTTATTTTCTAAAGTCTCCCTAGTAATTTTCACAGCATACTCCCTCTTACCGATATTCCCTTTTAACAAAGCATTTTATTCGTGTATTTAGTTTACCATACCTTGAAATTTCTAAATGCTGTGGTTACTGTACCTAACACACTAAAACAGCTTGCCTATATTATTAAAATGATACTAAGAAATGGTTATAATTATTGCATAGAAATCTATATCCTCATTAAACTAATCCTTCCTGTTAGTTTAAGAGACCCGTCTCAATGAAGAGGGGATCTTTTAATTATTTTCTATCATAGGTTTTTCAACGATGCTAATAACAAAAGTATTGTCTATACTAAATGCAGGAAAAACCATTGTCGAATAACCTCCTCTAACACCTTGCATTGTTTTCGATGCTGACTCAAATAATATAAATGGAGTATCACCAAAACTTCTTGCATTATTACTACTCTCCAATAAGATAACTTTATATTGGATACACACTGTTTATCTATTTTTTCAAAAATACTTCGACTAATATCTCGAAATAAATATACCAGGATTAGCTAGTTTGACCTTATTGTGAAGGTATTTTTACTATGGACAATGATAGGTTTAATCTACAATTTATAAATACAAATACACTCGTCCAAGCAGATTATTAAATTCTACATAATTTATATATTAGCTGCAGCCACCACCATAACGATCACCTCCCAGAAAAAAGCGTATGTCTATTGCATACGCTTTTTTCCATAGGATTTAAATCTATTAGACAAACATGGATTTTCTACTTTTTATTACGTTTGTCCATTCCATCATATTAGGATTTACATAATGTAATAGTGGATAGATTATAGTATCTAGTTTATGAACAGGAGGTGTGAATATGGGAGGCACAGGAATGGGGTTTGCTTTAATTGTAGTATTGTTTATTTTGCTTATCATTGTAGGAACTTCTTTTGTAGGAGGAGGTTATTAATTGATTCTATTTGATTAATAACAACCCTTCTTATGTAAGAACGAACTCTAAATTATTATATGGAGGTGAGTATATATGTGGAGTGGAGCAGGTGGTTATAGTCATGGCGGAACCTCATATGGTGGTGGCAGTTCCTTCGTATTAATCGTTGTATTGTTTATTTTGCTTATCATTGTAGGTACTTCTTATTGGTCATATTAAGTGAACACACCACTAAAGGACAGAAGCCTCTGTCCTTTTGTTTAATACAAAAAAAGGGAAGTGACAAAATGAATCCAATGATGAGATATCGAGGAGAACCAGTTGAAGTAAGAATGCGTGACGGAAGAGTATATCGAGGAGTAATTGGTGGGGATCCACCTCCAGGAGGGTTCTTCTTGATATCGGGTTTCAGAAGAAGATTTATGCCATTTGCAGCAGTTATTTTCGTCTTTTCATTTCGCTTTAGAAGACGTATTTTTTAAATCATTCTCGAAAGCCCTTCTCATTCGAGAGGGGCCATTGTTTCAGGATTTTTCTCCATTAATTCTTAGTATCTTTTACACGTCAATAAGATTCTAATAGTAAAATAATCATTATTATTATCAAAGATGTTGGTAATACGAGTTAGATTGACTGTCTCCCTTAATTAATCAATAGTGATTTACAACTTTAGTTTAAATGCTCACTAATCAACCTTTAAATATTTAATTAGTCCTCTCCCAAAATAGCCACTGGACTAAAGGATTCATAATGAATATGCTCCGCTGGTATACCCCATTCATTTAATATTTTAATAACAGAATCCATAAAAGGAATAGAACCACAAAAATAAAAATCAGCATTTTTGTCTGATACATTAGATTTTAAAAATTCCAAATCAATATATCCTTCCTTATCAAAGTTTTTCTCCTGTTTATCCTCATTTGTTGGTGAATCATAACAAACTAAGGATTTTAAGTTTGGATGATTGTTTTCTAATTGCTGAATGTGGTCTTTAAAAGGATGATACTTACTATTCCGCGCTGCGTGTAAAAATATTATTTTACGATTAGGTTGTTCCGTTACAGCAGTATTTAACATACTAAGAGCGGGAGTAATTCCAATACCACCACTAATCAGAACAACAGGAGTGCTTTTGTTATCTAAAACAAAATCTCCCGCCGGGGCAGAAAACTGAAGGATGTCGTTGGTTTTAATTTGTTTATGTAAATAATTCGAGACAATTCCTTCAGGAGTGTTCGGATGTTCATCCTCTCGTTTCACACTAATACGATAATAGTTGGTATTAGGAGCTTCAGAAAGGCTGTAATGACGAATATGAGTATATTTTTCATTTGGAATTTTTGCCTTAATGGTAAGATATTGCCCAGGTTTATATGTTGCAATTCCTTTACCATCCTTGGGCTTTAAATAAAAGGATGTAACATCTTCGCTTTCTCTCACTTTTTTATCTACATAAAAATCTCTATAGCCTTCCCATCCTCCAGGTTGATGCTCAGTTTCTTCATAAAGCTTTTTTTCAATGCTAATAAACGCATCCGCAATATATCCATAAGCCTTACCCCATGCATCAATTATTTCTTCTGTAGCAGCTTCACCTAGTACATCCTTTACTGCTTGCAATAACGTTTCACCTACCACTGGATATTGATCAGGTGTTATACCAATCGCCCGATGTTTTTGAGAAATTCTCTCTATTACAGGTTTGATTGCCTCAAGATTTGTTATATGTTCTCCGGCGGCATACACAGCATATCCCAAAGCTTCTTGTTGGAGTCCTCTTTTTTGGTTCGTTTGATTAAAAATGTTATTTAATTCAGGGGCTTTATCAAATAATAGTTTATAAAATCTTTTCCCAATTTCTTTACTATGTTGCTTTAACACAGGAGCAGTGGTTTGAACAATACTAATTGTGTTTTCATCAAGCATAATCGTCACCCTTTTAATAAAAATATTAGTGCAAATATACCTTTGTAGATTCATTCATCATGAAACACAATTAGTTTGTCCTTTTCATAAGTAAATACTCGTTGTTTTCAGCAGTGGCCAGCCTGTCGAGAATTATACTACAAGGGATATTTGACATTTTCCACCACAACAATGATTCATGATAATCTATTCATTTATACTTAGTGCCAATAAGCGTTTTAGATTGTCATCAATAAATTTATTATCGACCTTGTTGATTCCACGACCGGCAAAATGGCCCCAGATTGACTCAATAGGATTAAAAACAGCGTTCGGTATAAGCATAGCCTCGTATTTGTTCTCGTCCGCTGTACAGAATAAATCCGTGCTCCCTGGCATGATGCAGGCAAGCGCTTTAATGCTTTTGAGAGCCTCATCGAAATCTCCATTATAGGCAGGGTCTGCACCAATATCTGCAAATTGTCCTGTCCATAACATGGCAAGGACATTGTGCGGATCCATATTCATAAAGCTATCCTCCCAGACACCAGCCACAAAACCTTCCAATGAGTCATACCCCATCTCCCGATAAAGTTCCTCTCTGTAAAACGCCTGCGATAAGCCCCAGCCAGCATAAACACGACCTACGGCGCGCATTTCTGCAGAGGTCAATTTATTAATTTTACTTGAATCAAATCCAACTGCTGCCATGAGCGCTGCTTTCATTCCATCAAGTACTACATACGTTTGCGGCCAAGTCTTTGCTCCTCCGCAGAAAGGTGCTATTCGTTCTACCATGTCTGGATAACTTGCCCCCCATTGGAATGATTGAATGCCTCCCATCGACCATCCAACTACGAGAGCAATCTTTTGAATGCCGAATTTTTCAGTCACCAACCGATATTGTAATTTAACGTTGTCATAGATGGTTACCTGTGGAAAATTAGCCCGATCGAACGGAGGAGGTGTGTTACTAGGTGACGAAGATAATCCGTTTCCCAGCAGATTTGGAACAATAATGAAATATTTCTGTGGGTCTAGTGCCATTCCTTTTCCAATTAACCATTCATTCTGAACATGCTGGTCTCCAAAAGCAGTTGGATAGATGATCACATTATCTTTCTTTTTATTCAATTTCCCATAAGTTTTATAAGCAAGAAAAGCGTTCGGTAACGTCACTCCTGATTGCAAGGTTACGTCACCCAACTCAAAAATCTCATAATCCATGTATTGTCTCTCCCTTCAAAATGAAATACAAATATTTAAAATGTATTTCTTGTTGTTAGTATAAAGCCGTGGTAACCTCAATAAAAGTGAACAAAATTCAAAGTAGTATTCAAAAATATTGAAAGTATATGGGGGTAGTATGATGGAATTACGTCAATTGAATACGTTCCGTACGGTTGCATCCACTTTAAATTTCAGTCGGGCAGCGGAAGTGCTAAACTACGTCCCCTCCAACGTCACGATGCAAATCAAAGCATTGGAGGAAGAGCTTGGTGTTCGTCTATTTGACCGTTTGGGCAAGCAACTCGTTCTCACAACTGCTGGTAAGCGCTTTTTAACTCATATTCAAAGTGTTCTGGACAAGTTGGACGAAGCCCGCAGTATCATTCATAACAATGAAAATATAAGCGGCACCCTAACGATAAGTGCCAACGAGGTTCTTTGCGCCTATCGACTTCCAGCAGTCTTTCAGCGTTTTCGTTCACGTTATCCTGGAGTTCGTCTCATCTTCCGCTCTGTTCCAAATCAGCAACTCAAGCAAACGCTCTTTGAGGGAACCGCAGATGTAGTATTTATGCTGGACGAACCCATTCTCTCAACTGGACTAACAGTGGAACCGTTGCTGGAAGAAACTTTCCGCTTTTTCGTCGCTCCCGACCATCGTCTTGCGAAACTAGCTGTTTTACAGCAGGATGATTTTCAAGAAGAGGTATTCCTAGTTAATGAAAAGGGTTGTACCTACCGAACCATGTTTGACCGGTCATTTGAGCAAAAGGGCATTGATAATATTACTTATTTAGAGTTTCAAAATGCCGAAGCCATTAAACAATGTGCCATTGCGGGAATCGGTATTGCTTTTCTTCCTGAAATAACAGCCGAAGCCGAAGTTGAACGGGGGGAACTTGTTACTCTTCCATGGCATATTCCGGACTTGCACGTATATACTCATATGGCATGGCATAAAGACAAG contains:
- a CDS encoding CoxG family protein, producing the protein MATGTHTVDIPVDVQAVWDYVSDLEKWATSVPAYKEHKLINDKQSIWTFEGNVKGIKKTIQAQVDITEWNEPSNIKFELKGLSDNFTGSGQFTAEDGNGKTTMTCTVNVHAGGLTGAVLTPIIKWAVPKVASRLTESIARKIVVFS
- a CDS encoding arsenic resistance protein → MKITRETLENKQIWIYGGSLIFGGIMGINKGIGTNLEWMISPLIAILMYGMFAQIPFLKLREAIANFRFISALLIGNFIAVPIVVWILTAMFPQSPPILLGVYLVLLTPCIDYVIVFTQLGKGNEKLILASTPILFVVQMILLPVYLWIFIGEEMAGVFEVAPFLEAFLFLIVVPLIFAVISQVWAKKREIGVKVLEFTTWLPVPFMALVLIVVVSSQIGRVYSDWELIVRVIPIYILFLIITPFISRLIANIFRLDKGAGRALIFSTGTRNSLVVLPLALALPENWATLAAAVIVTQTIIELIGELIYIRVIPRLIIKDHSESKIQ
- a CDS encoding YjcZ family sporulation protein; the encoded protein is MGGTGMGFALIVVLFILLIIVGTSFVGGGY
- a CDS encoding YjcZ family sporulation protein, producing the protein MWSGAGGYSHGGTSYGGGSSFVLIVVLFILLIIVGTSYWSY
- the hmpA gene encoding NO-inducible flavohemoprotein encodes the protein MLDENTISIVQTTAPVLKQHSKEIGKRFYKLLFDKAPELNNIFNQTNQKRGLQQEALGYAVYAAGEHITNLEAIKPVIERISQKHRAIGITPDQYPVVGETLLQAVKDVLGEAATEEIIDAWGKAYGYIADAFISIEKKLYEETEHQPGGWEGYRDFYVDKKVRESEDVTSFYLKPKDGKGIATYKPGQYLTIKAKIPNEKYTHIRHYSLSEAPNTNYYRISVKREDEHPNTPEGIVSNYLHKQIKTNDILQFSAPAGDFVLDNKSTPVVLISGGIGITPALSMLNTAVTEQPNRKIIFLHAARNSKYHPFKDHIQQLENNHPNLKSLVCYDSPTNEDKQEKNFDKEGYIDLEFLKSNVSDKNADFYFCGSIPFMDSVIKILNEWGIPAEHIHYESFSPVAILGED
- a CDS encoding alpha/beta fold hydrolase, coding for MDYEIFELGDVTLQSGVTLPNAFLAYKTYGKLNKKKDNVIIYPTAFGDQHVQNEWLIGKGMALDPQKYFIIVPNLLGNGLSSSPSNTPPPFDRANFPQVTIYDNVKLQYRLVTEKFGIQKIALVVGWSMGGIQSFQWGASYPDMVERIAPFCGGAKTWPQTYVVLDGMKAALMAAVGFDSSKINKLTSAEMRAVGRVYAGWGLSQAFYREELYREMGYDSLEGFVAGVWEDSFMNMDPHNVLAMLWTGQFADIGADPAYNGDFDEALKSIKALACIMPGSTDLFCTADENKYEAMLIPNAVFNPIESIWGHFAGRGINKVDNKFIDDNLKRLLALSINE
- a CDS encoding LysR family transcriptional regulator — protein: MELRQLNTFRTVASTLNFSRAAEVLNYVPSNVTMQIKALEEELGVRLFDRLGKQLVLTTAGKRFLTHIQSVLDKLDEARSIIHNNENISGTLTISANEVLCAYRLPAVFQRFRSRYPGVRLIFRSVPNQQLKQTLFEGTADVVFMLDEPILSTGLTVEPLLEETFRFFVAPDHRLAKLAVLQQDDFQEEVFLVNEKGCTYRTMFDRSFEQKGIDNITYLEFQNAEAIKQCAIAGIGIAFLPEITAEAEVERGELVTLPWHIPDLHVYTHMAWHKDKWLSPIILSFIEAAREVIAIEAAKKTV